The following are encoded together in the Phragmites australis chromosome 19, lpPhrAust1.1, whole genome shotgun sequence genome:
- the LOC133899914 gene encoding probable serine/threonine-protein kinase PBL28, whose product MAKALVQVVLISVAVLGCKADRDFITDGEYIKVKRSSFPVLLVFTFLIFCFTFAIIRCLRNNNKANETSIDSLKSSQVNKVHGEVINRWSGLYKFTKAEIERAINYANSRIYLGSGSAGQVYQGVLPSGQLVAIKHIHKTAMSGSFMREVEQLSKVRHPNLVCLFGYCDEEGDQYLVYEYCANGNLAQNLLRSDSVLPWETRVKILRDCASVLRFLHTHPDGCIVHRDIKLTNILLTENKDPKLSDFGLAKMLEMEETKVFTDVRGTIGYMDPEYITHSKLTCASDIYSFGVVALQLLSGRKVIELDIVARDSLTKKAKDVVSGKKALEEFIDQRVRDEVIIEDFVLILKIVVLCVASSSIGRPTIKDVFEEMDKAWRNTTIKTRARKEINASNLVVQYAEVLDV is encoded by the exons ATGGTGAATACATCAAGGTCAAAC GTAGCTCATTTCCAGTCCTGTTAGTGTTCACTTTCCTGATATTCTGTTTCACCTTCGCGATCATCAGATGCCTGAGAAACAATAACAAAGCCAATGAAACCAGCATCGATTCACTAAAATCATCTCAAG TCAACAAGGTGCATGGGGAGGTGATCAACAGGTGGTCAGGGCTGTACAAATTCACCAAGGCTGAGATCGAGAGGGCGATCAACTACGCGAACAGCAGGATCTACCTCGGGTCCGGTAGCGCCGGCCAGGTGTACCAAGGGGTGCTACCGAGCGGTCAGCTGGTCGCGATCAAGCACATCCACAAGACGGCGATGTCGGGGTCCTTCATGAGGGAGGTGGAGCAGCTGTCCAAGGTGAGGCACCCCAACCTGGTGTGCCTCTTTGGGTACTGTGATGAGGAGGGAGACCAGTACCTGGTGTATGAGTATTGTGCCAATGGCAACCTGGCTCAGAACTTACTGA GAAGTGACTCTGTACTCCCATGGGAAACAAGAGTGAAGATCTTGAGGGACTGTGCATCTGTCCTGAGGTTTCTCCATACACATCCTGATGGATGCATTGTTCATAGAGACATCAAG CTCACAAACATCTTGCTCACAGAGAACAAGGATCCTAAGCTATCCGATTTCGGGCTGGCGAAAATGCTGGAAATGGAGGAGACCAAGGTGTTCACAGATGTGAGGGGAACCATTGGGTACATGGATCCCGAGTACATCACACACTCGAAGCTCACTTGTGCCAGTGACATATACAGCTTCGGTGTGGTTGCACTGCAGCTTTTGTCAGGAAGGAAGGTCATAGAACTCGACATTGTTGCGCGTGATTCTCTTACGAAGAAG GCCAAGGATGTTGTGAGTGGGAAAAAAGCACTGGAAGAATTCATAGACCAACGGGTTAGAGATGAGGTTATCATAGAAGATTTCGTGTTGATACTGAAAATCGTAGTCCTTTGTGTGGCGAGCTCGAGTATTGGACGTCCGACTATAAAGGATGTGTTTGAGGAGATGGACAAAGCATGGAGAAATACAACCATAAAG ACTAGGGCAAGGAAGGAGATCAATGCATCAAACTTGGTCGTCCAATATGCAGAAGTGCTGGATGTGTAG